Within the Geotoga petraea genome, the region TTCTCCTCTATTTTCAAAAGGAAAAACATATTTTATTTTCCTGTCTTTTGATAATTCTTCATTTCTCTCAATCCACAAATTCACTAATTTCTCTATATGCCAAAGTGGTAATTCCGGAAGAGTTATATAATGATCAGGTGAATATAGAATAACTTCACACTTTCCATAATTTTTTTCTACTTTGTAAACACTCTCTGATTCGAGATCGGGTATATCTGGATTTTGTTTTAAAGCTGGAAAGTCGTTGTCATATTTTAATACGTCATAATCATCGGGTACATTTTTTGCTTCTCCCGGACAAAAAGGGCACCAATCTTTTGGAAGATGAGGCCTTTTTTGCCTGTTATTTGCAACCATTGTGTATGTTTTCAACAAAGGATTCCATCGTAACTCAGCCATTTTTTTCACCTCTTATTCAGTTGATTTTCTCTCTATCAATTCAACATCCAAAGTTATCTGCATAGTTGTTGAATCTATATTTTCTATTCTCCTTTTCAACATGTTAAAAGCTTCTTTTCCCATTTTGATCTTATTAACAAAAATAGTTGTAAGAGATGGAGAAAATATTTTAGAAAAACGTATGTCATCGTATCCAACTACTTTAACATCATTTGGAACATTTATGTTTTTCTTTTTTAAGCTTTCAATGGCTCCGTAAGCTATTAAATCATTATAGCAAAATATTCCATCTACTTTTTCCTTATCTACAATTTTTTGAACTATATTTTCTCCTTCTTCAAAGTATAATCCTTCATGCAATTTATTAATATTGACTATATTCTTATATTCAATTTTGTTCTCTTCTAAAGCCTTTAGATATCCTAACTCTCTATTTTTACCCGCAGTATTAAACTTTTCTGCAGAAATCATGATTATTTTTTTACAACCTTTTTTGATCAAATGTTCTGTTGCTAAAAAACCACCTTTTATTTCGTTATTATAAATTTCATCAACATTCCAATTTTCAACTCCTCTACCGACAAGAACTACAGGGTACTTTTTGGTAAGAAGCTTTTCAATATCTTCATATTTATTCTGCATAGGGAAAAGTAATATTCCGTCCACTCGTCTCTCAATCAAAGTGGAAATAGCTTTCTCTTCAAATGAGTATTTACCTTCAGTGTTTATTATCATCGTTTGATAATCATTTTTTCTTGCCTCTTCTTCTATTCCTTTAAAAACTTCAGAAAAGAAAGGATTTGATGAATCAGGTATTATCACACCGATTATCTTAGAACGTTGAGTTTTTAATATTGAACCAAAAGAATTTTTTATATACCCCAATTCTTTTGCTTTTTCTAATATTTTTTCCTTTGTTTTTTCATTTATATCTGGTTTATCATTTAAAGCCCTTGAAACTGTATTTATGGAAACTCCAACAGCTTTTGAAATA harbors:
- a CDS encoding LacI family DNA-binding transcriptional regulator; its protein translation is MKQKKYVTIKDISKAVGVSINTVSRALNDKPDINEKTKEKILEKAKELGYIKNSFGSILKTQRSKIIGVIIPDSSNPFFSEVFKGIEEEARKNDYQTMIINTEGKYSFEEKAISTLIERRVDGILLFPMQNKYEDIEKLLTKKYPVVLVGRGVENWNVDEIYNNEIKGGFLATEHLIKKGCKKIIMISAEKFNTAGKNRELGYLKALEENKIEYKNIVNINKLHEGLYFEEGENIVQKIVDKEKVDGIFCYNDLIAYGAIESLKKKNINVPNDVKVVGYDDIRFSKIFSPSLTTIFVNKIKMGKEAFNMLKRRIENIDSTTMQITLDVELIERKSTE